A genomic region of Tamandua tetradactyla isolate mTamTet1 chromosome 2, mTamTet1.pri, whole genome shotgun sequence contains the following coding sequences:
- the RRAGA gene encoding ras-related GTP-binding protein A, with product MPNTAMKKKVLLMGKSGSGKTSMRSIIFANYIARDTRRLGATIDVEHSHVRFLGNLVLNLWDCGGQDTFMENYFTSQRDNIFRNVEVLIYVFDVESRELEKDMHYYQSCLEAILQNSPDAKIFCLVHKMDLVQEDQRDLIFKEREEDLRRLSRPLECACFRTSIWDETLYKAWSSIVYQLIPNVQQLEMNLRNFAQIIEADEVLLFERATFLVISHYQCKEQRDVHRFEKISNIIKQFKLSCSKLAASFQSMEVRNSNFAAFIDIFTSNTYVMVVMSDPSIPSAATLINIRNARKHFEKLERVDGPKHSLLMR from the coding sequence ATGCCAAATACAGCCATGAAGAAAAAGGTGCTATTGATGGGGAAGAGCGGGTCGGGGAAAACCAGCATGAGGTCGATTATATTTGCAAATTACATTGCTCGCGACACCCGGCGCCTAGGTGCCACCATTGACGTGGAGCACTCCCACGTCCGATTCCTGGGGAACCTTGTTCTGAATCTTTGGGACTGTGGCGGTCAGGACACCTTTATGGAAAACTACTTCACCAGCCAGCGAGACAACATCTTCCGTAATGTCGAGGTTTTGATTTACGTGTTTGATGTGGAAAGCCGCGAACTGGAAAAGGACATGCATTATTACCAGTCATGTCTGGAGGCCATCCTCCAGAACTCTCCTGATGCCAAAATCTTCTGCCTGGTGCACAAAATGGATCTGGTTCAGGAGGATCAGCGTGACCTGATTTTTAAAGAGCGAGAAGAAGACCTGAGGCGTTTGTCTCGCCCCCTGGAGTGCGCTTGTTTTCGAACATCCATCTGGGATGAAACGCTCTACAAAGCCTGGTCCAGTATTGTCTATCAGCTGATTCCTAATGTTCAGCAGCTAGAGATGAACCTAAGGAATTTTGCCCAAATTAttgaggccgatgaagttctccTGTTCGAGAGAGCTACGTTCTTGGTGATTTCCCATTATCAGTGCAAAGAACAGCGTGACGTCCACCGATTTGAGAAGATCAGCAACATCATTAAGCAGTTCAAGCTGAGCTGCAGTAAATTGGCCGCTTCTTTCCAGAGCATGGAAGTTAGGAATTCTAATTTCGCCGCCTTCATCGACATCTTCACGTCAAACACGTACGTGATGGTTGTTATGTCGGATCCATCGATCCCTTCCGCAGCTACTCTGATCAACATTCGCAATGCCAGGAAACACTTTGAGAAGCTGGAGAGAGTCGATGGTCCCAAGCATAGCCTCCTTATGCGttaa